The sequence ACAGCTTACATACAAGTTGAATCAGGAACAGTGAAATGAATCCACCGACGAAACAAATAACAATGATATCGAACCAGTACTTCTTGAAAATGTCGTTAACCTTGTAAATCGGAATAGCGAAGGCCATGGTAGCTGGGTTCAGGAACCAGAAGATAATGTTACCACCTGGCAGGTAGTACTTGGTGTAAACGGCAGCAGTCGTAGAACCAGTGCTCTTAGCCCAAATAGCCAGGATAACAATCCCTAATACCATCCCGACAAGCAGTGGGTTGAAAAGGAAGAACCCATTACTAATCTTGGATAACCACATACCAATAAGGTAAACAAGCAGTGAAATGAAAATACCAGTGAATGGTAAAGCTAGATTCGTAGCAATTGTAGCTGACATGATAATTGGCCCCCTTAGTCTTTGTCCTTGTTGCCAGTGATCTTGTGGTGAATACCCATAACCAGAGCACCAGTGTAGGCAATGACGATCAGCAGGATGATGGTAGCGATAACGATAACGCAGACATCCTGGATACCTTCACGACGCATGATGTCGAGGTGGGCAGCCAACTGGATTCCTGATGGAACGAACAGGAATGCAATAAGACCGATCATAAAGGTACCAAACTTTTCAACTTGGTGCAGCTTTACGATGTGAGTAGCCAACAGAATGTACAGCAGAACCATACCAATCAAAGGAGTTGGTACGACGAAGCTTGCTGGAAACAGATCAGAGATCAGTTGAGAAACAAACAGAATAGCAGCGAAGATTCCCATTTGAACATAAATGTTGGAAGCTTCTGGCTTTTTATCCTTCTTGTCCATAATATATTCCCTCCCACAGAAATAATACATAGAAATAATTGCTAGACATTGCGATTGCAATATCATTACAACTGTAATGATACAGCAACATTTCCACTTTGTGCGGGTTTTAACAATGAAATGGCCCAAATCCAGGATAAGTTGCCCTCACCGTGCCCTGAAATGCCCTCAATTTTGTTCAGTTGCCAACAAATTGTCTTTTATGTCGACCTAACAATTAAGCAAAAAAGAAAAGCGCCCATTTCCCCTTGCGGATATAATGAACGCTCTCAATAGAAAATTATTGCAATCCGAGTGCTTTTTTTACGTCGGCAACGTAGGACCGGCTGACCGGCACCTTGCTGCCATCCTTTAAGGTTAACTCGTAGGTGTGATTAAAGCTGGGTTCGAACTCGCTGACCATGTTGAGATTGACCGCGAAGCTCCGGTGAACTCGGATAAACTGGGCCGGGTTGAGCTGCTTCAACAGGTTCGTCAGCGTCTGCTTGCTGGCGATCTGGTGACCCCCAACCGCGTAAACCACGGTTTCACCACCCTGGGCCTGGATGTATAGGATCGCGGTCTTCTGAACAATGATCGTCCGCTCATCGTTAGTCAGGGACAGGCGCGGGTTCTCCTGGATGCTCGATGCCTGGGTCGTCTGGCGCGGCACCGCAGTGATAATCTTTTGGACCCGCTTGATGGCGTCATTGACCCGGTCCTGGGAGAAGGGCTTCAGCAGGTAGTCGATGGCATCGGCATCAAAGGCGTCGAGAGCGTACTGGTCATAGGCGGTTGCGAAGACGATGTAGGGGCGGTTAGGCAGGTCCTTGAGGCTTTCTGCCAGTGCCATCCCACTGCCATCTGTCAGTTGGATGTCCAAGAACATCAGCTGGGGGTGTTGACTGGCGACGATCTTGCGCGCCGCGTCGACCCCCTCCGCCTCATAGATCGCGTCGACCTGCGGGTTCTGTTCCACCAGGTAATGCAGCTCCTCGCGTGCCAGTGGCTCATCATCGACAATTAACACCTTCATGATTGTGACTCCCCTTTCGTTGTGAGCGGAATAGAAATAGTAACCGTTGTGCCGTTTTTGCCGGTCGCAAAGTCCAGCTGGCTGCTCTTATCGTACAGACCGATCAGCCGCTGGTTGAGGTTCTGTAGAGCGGTCCCGGTGCCGTGGGCGGACGGAACGGCGGTCTGACCGAGCTTGGCCAAAATATTGGGGTCAATCCCCGTCCCGTTATCGGCCACCGCGATCAGCAACCGGTCTCCCTTCTGCTTAAGATTGACGTTGACGACGTTACCGTGTCGCCGCTGACCAAAGGCGTGCTTCAGGGCGTTTTCCACCAGCACTTGGATGGTGAAAGGCGGCAGGAGGACGTTGTCGTCGACCTCACTGTTGAAGTTCACCAGGTAACGGCCGGGAAAACGGGTCTGTTCCAGCGTTAGGTAAGCATTCACCTGTTCACGTTCCTGGGCCAGGGTGATCTGGGTCGACCGGGCCCCCACCAGGTTGGACCGGAAATAGGTCGAGAGCTGGAGCAGGAGCTGGCGAGCCTTTTCGGCATCGATCCGCATCATAGCGCTGATCGTGTTGATCGCATTGAAGAAGAAATGCGGATTGACCTGGGCCTGCAGCGATTTGATTTCGGCATCTCGAACCAGCTTAGCCTGTATTTCGGCCTGGCCGAGGGCGATCTGGTTGGCAAAGATTTCACCTAGTCCGGTCCCCAATTGAATTTCAACCGGGGTCAGGCGCCAGGACTGGGTATAGTACATCTTAAGCGTTCCGATGACCCGATCCTTGATCCGCAACGGGACCACGACCGCCGCCTCCAGCGGGCAGTCCGGATGGGTGCAGCCAATCTCTTCCTTCGTTCGGGCAACGTGAACCTGGCCGCTCTTGATGACGATCTCCGACAAGTTGGTCAGCATCATTTTGCCCGGAACATGGTGATCGCTGCCAGCGCCGACGTGGGCCAGGATCGTCTGGCGGTCGGTAATGCTGACGGCGTCAAAGTTCGTGTACCGCCGGATTGCTTCGACCACCTGCTGGGCCGAGGTCATGTTAAGGCCGTTGCGCAGGAAGGGCAGGGTCTCCTTGGTCAATTGAAGGACCGAGTGAGTCTGCGTCGCCCGGGTGTCCTCCTCCTGGCGCAGGTACATGGCAATGATCGACAGGAAGATCGAGGTCCCGATTGAGTTGATCAGAATCATCGGCAGGGCAATGTAGTGCACCAGGGTCCAGCCGGTCGGGCTAAAGAGGAAGACAAAGATCATCTGAATCGTTTCCATGATCAGGCCGACCAGAAAACCGTGCCAGGGCGTCATCACCGTCATCGGGTTGCGCCGGTCGTTATAGAGGTAGCCGGACAAAAGACCGATCAGGGCCGAACTGGGAACGTAGAACCAGGCCTCGGGTGCCATGCCCCCGAGGATCACCCGGTGCATCCCGGCAATCAGGCCGACGCTACCCCCGACCCAGGGCCCGCCGATAATCCCAGCAACCGAGACGGCCAGAATCCGGGCGTTGACGATGGAGTAGTCCGGGGCAATCGCCGTCAGGAAAATCTTATTGTGCACCTGGTTGGATGGATCAATTTCGATCCCGGTGAAATTAGCA comes from Limosilactobacillus sp. and encodes:
- a CDS encoding LrgB family protein, translating into MSATIATNLALPFTGIFISLLVYLIGMWLSKISNGFFLFNPLLVGMVLGIVILAIWAKSTGSTTAAVYTKYYLPGGNIIFWFLNPATMAFAIPIYKVNDIFKKYWFDIIVICFVGGFISLFLIQLVCKLFGLSAASTASMLPQAATTAVAMPIAAGVHGVPAVTAMACILNAVVIYALAEFLIKVLRLNKISAVATGLGLGSAGHTVGSVKALSLGEVQGAMAGVSVLIISLAMDILVPIYANLFM
- a CDS encoding sensor histidine kinase, whose protein sequence is MFYLTILMIERVGFIVMLAFLLVNIRAFRRLLFSDSWLAKVQLTFIFAIFALIANFTGIEIDPSNQVHNKIFLTAIAPDYSIVNARILAVSVAGIIGGPWVGGSVGLIAGMHRVILGGMAPEAWFYVPSSALIGLLSGYLYNDRRNPMTVMTPWHGFLVGLIMETIQMIFVFLFSPTGWTLVHYIALPMILINSIGTSIFLSIIAMYLRQEEDTRATQTHSVLQLTKETLPFLRNGLNMTSAQQVVEAIRRYTNFDAVSITDRQTILAHVGAGSDHHVPGKMMLTNLSEIVIKSGQVHVARTKEEIGCTHPDCPLEAAVVVPLRIKDRVIGTLKMYYTQSWRLTPVEIQLGTGLGEIFANQIALGQAEIQAKLVRDAEIKSLQAQVNPHFFFNAINTISAMMRIDAEKARQLLLQLSTYFRSNLVGARSTQITLAQEREQVNAYLTLEQTRFPGRYLVNFNSEVDDNVLLPPFTIQVLVENALKHAFGQRRHGNVVNVNLKQKGDRLLIAVADNGTGIDPNILAKLGQTAVPSAHGTGTALQNLNQRLIGLYDKSSQLDFATGKNGTTVTISIPLTTKGESQS
- a CDS encoding CidA/LrgA family protein — protein: MDKKDKKPEASNIYVQMGIFAAILFVSQLISDLFPASFVVPTPLIGMVLLYILLATHIVKLHQVEKFGTFMIGLIAFLFVPSGIQLAAHLDIMRREGIQDVCVIVIATIILLIVIAYTGALVMGIHHKITGNKDKD
- a CDS encoding LytR/AlgR family response regulator transcription factor, with amino-acid sequence MKVLIVDDEPLAREELHYLVEQNPQVDAIYEAEGVDAARKIVASQHPQLMFLDIQLTDGSGMALAESLKDLPNRPYIVFATAYDQYALDAFDADAIDYLLKPFSQDRVNDAIKRVQKIITAVPRQTTQASSIQENPRLSLTNDERTIIVQKTAILYIQAQGGETVVYAVGGHQIASKQTLTNLLKQLNPAQFIRVHRSFAVNLNMVSEFEPSFNHTYELTLKDGSKVPVSRSYVADVKKALGLQ